The Silene latifolia isolate original U9 population chromosome Y, ASM4854445v1, whole genome shotgun sequence sequence attattgttattattattattattattattattattattattattattattattattattattattattattattattattattattattattattattattattattattaaaaggatgcgcgcagcttttattaaaaaaaaataatagtttacgtgaaattggtggggagccgagaaacaatctgggctttcacacccttagcaacggcaaagctaagtctagtaaaaatataagcggccaccTGAAGCCcacgcatcctgagataccgagaatttctggaaccgcttgagcaaggcaacaacattattattttttttttgcaagaaaattaTCTCCACTTTTATTCATCCAAATATGGGCAAGTAAAAGGGGAGTAGTCTTACAAAGCTATCCACTACTTTGGCAAGAGGAGCCAAAAGTCTAACTATTGAGATGTTCTACAATATCATTATAAACTGTGTCATTACTACTAGCAAGCAGTCGAACACCAACTATATATTTGATATGCTTGACAAGAGTAAGCTTGGGTCGTTCCTTTCCTTCAAAAATCCGCTGATTGCGCTCATGCCAAAGTAAATGAACAGTAGCTGCAAGCGTACAAATGAACCAGCTGCAAGACCAATGTTTGCTACGTTTTCTGCTGCTAATCCAGCCCACTTCCCGCTTTAGAGACATCCCTGCCGAGAAACAATCTAGACTTTCACAACCTTAGCAACGGCAAAGCTATGTCTAGTAAAAATTTAAGCGGCCACCTGAGCCcacgcatcctgagataccgagaatatCTGGaaccgcttgagcaaggcaacagcattattattattattattattattattattattattattattattattattattattattattattattattattattattattattattattattattattattattattattattattattattattattattattattattattattattattattaaaaggatgcgcgcagctttcattaaaagaaaactaatagtttacatgaaattggtgggggcCGAGAaccaatctgggctcccacacccttagcaacagcaaaggtaagtctaataaaaatgtaagcggccacccgagcccccgcatcctgagatacccaGAATTTCTGAATCCGCTTGAGAAAGGCAACaacatttttattattattatttttattattattattattattattattattattattattattatcattattattattattatgatgatgatgattgttattattattataattattattattattattattattttttgcaGAAAAGTTTTGGATCGTTTTATTTCATGATAAAACATAAGTACAAGATCCATGCCACTCTTTCCTACAAAGGAGACCAAAGAAGCCCCCTAAGGAAgataaaaaagaacaaaaatccTAAACAAAGCCTAAGGGAAAGTAGAACCATACAAACGTAAAGTTACAACTTTCCTAATGACAATAGTTAAAGCTTCCACAGTAGACTTAGACCCCTTAAAAATCATGTCATTCCGTTCCTTCCATAAGTAGTAGATAGTAGCCAGTAGACTAGTGTAAAACTTGACATTTCTACGAGTAGGGAGGATAGCCTGCATAATAGAGTCCAGAGAAAAAGAGTCCAAAGGCATCAGAACCCGTGAAGCAACAACAGTCAAAACTTG is a genomic window containing:
- the LOC141633004 gene encoding uncharacterized protein LOC141633004; protein product: MVMNDGLPTVDKLISRGMCFINRCALCERSCEDIPHLFFNCEFSKQVLTVVASRVLMPLDSFSLDSIMQAILPTRRNVKFYTSLLATIYYLWKERNDMIFKGSKSTVEALTIVIRKVVTLRLYGSTFP